In Mycolicibacterium nivoides, the DNA window GTGTTGTTGGTTCTGTCGACCGTGCTCCTGGCCTATGTCTTTTCCGGCATTCTCGCCAAGCCGGACTGGACCGATGCGGCCCACGGTCTGCTGGTACCCACGATGCCCTTCGACAGCCATGCGATAGCGATAGTCACCGCGACTGTCGGGACGACGCTCGCACCATGGGGTCTGTCGTTCATCCAGTCATACGCCGTGGACAAGAAGTTGCGCGCAGAAGACCTCAAACTCGAACGCGTCGATGTCATCATCGGTGCCCTGCTCACCGGAGTCATCGGGTTCTTCGTCGTCGTCGCGTGCGCTGCCACCCTGCATCGCAACGGACGGACCATCAGCGATGCTGCCGATGCGTCAATCGCCTTGCAACCGTTGGCAGGCGACGCTGCCGCCACGCTATTCGCCGGGGGCCTCATCGGCGCAGCCCTGTTGGCCGCCTCGGTCTTGCCGCTGTCAACGGCATATTCAGTGTGCGAATACAGCGGCTTCGAAGCTGCCTTGGACGACGGGTACCGGCAGGCCAGAACGTTCTACCTCACCTTTGCCCTGGTGACTGCGCTGGGAGCGCTTGTCGTGGTGATCCCTGGGATTCCACTGGTGACCATCTTGGTCGCCACTCAGGTTCTCAACGCAGTGCTGCTCATCCCGCTGCTGTGCGTCATGATCGCCATTGGACGCGACGAAAACCTCATGGGCGAACTGAGATTGCGCCGAGGGAGCGTAATCGCATACTCGGTCGTTACTGCCGTCGTCATTTCGTGTGTGGTAGCGCTTGGTGTGGTCGCCGTCCTGGGCTGATAGCGAGGCCAGCTGCTGCACCACACCTTTCGCTGAGCATCCCTCTAGGTTCCGATCTACGAAATTATCGGTGGTGCATCGATCCGTGCGGAGATCTGCTTGACGATCTTGGCAGCCGAATCGGCCGGGTTGGCGCTGCAGGTATTGACGTCGACCACGATGTTGTTGTTCGCGGTCAAAGCCCGACCGCATGCCCACCCGCCCGCCTGGGCGTTGGACTGGGTCGCCACAGTGCTCAGCACGCCGCCGTCGGTCGAGATGGGTCCCACGTCCCACAGAGTGCCGGTCTGCGTGTGGGTGTAGTGCTTGCACGCCGGCCACTGTTGCACCGAGGAGTTGTAGAAGGCCTTGGCCTGTTCGGCGTCCGCGAATCGAACCACAGCCTGCTTGGCGTAGTGGGCGAGGACGTCCGGCTCGCTCAGCGACACCTCTTGCTCGTCGGTGAATCCGCTGTCGGCATACACGGGCGCCTGCGCGGCACCGTCGACCGCGAGGCACTCACGGGGCGCCATCGTCCCGCTGTCATCGGACATTCGGGAGTCGGTGCCCGTGACAGTCATTCCCCCCGCGGCCATGGCCGCGTTGATCTGTTCGGGCGAAAGCAGCAATCGGGGCAGGGTTTTCTGCCTCAGCGGCGTCGGGGGAAACGACGTGATCATCGGAGTGGTCGGGGTATTCTCGGCCGCCTGGTGCGTTGACTGACCACAGCCCGCGGCAAGGGCGCAAGCAGCAGCAATGGTGATCACGGTGGTCGCAGTGCGCATTCGTCGTTCCCCCATTTCTGCGCCGCCACATCGAGCCAGGGTGGTGTCGACCCGTAATGGATATGTCCAGGGAAACAGCGAAGGCGTACTCAGCGCAGAACATTTGCCGTAAAGGTCAAAGACTTTCCGAAACCGTTATCGAAACACCATCAACCACGGGGTGGTCTTACGGTGCGGGCCGCGTCCGCCATGAGATCGCCTGCCAGCACGCAGCTCTGCATTCCCGCCCACATCGCACACGATGAACGATTGCGTCAGCCACGGAAGTTCCAGACATAGCAAACCATATCGATAAAACACAGCCAGTCCTTCAGCTCCGGAAACGATGTTGCTAGACGCCTACCGCCGTGACCCGGAGGCCGCTGCCCCCTTGACGGAAATATTGACTCTCATCACGATAATTTCGCAGTAAGTACCTGGTAGTTGACGAGTCAATCACCGACAGCTTAGAGTCCCGAAACAGGATGGGCGCGCGTTACTGGCTTCACTTATCGTTTGCTGATCGGGGGATCACATGAGAGACAGTCGGAGCGATCTGTCCAATCAGGCAAATTTCCTTCATGGGGCCCAGCAAAGCCTCTGGCTGAGCTGGACTGCACGATGGCTCGCCATCTTGTGCGCGGTGGCGATTACGGTCAGCGGGCTGCACCTGATCGCACCCCCTCCGCAGCAGCCCGAGGATGGCGTGGCGGTGACAGCGGCATCGGCGGTCGAAGGGTTCGCCGATGGGGCAGTTGCCGCGTTCGGAGACTCGGCGGTGGGTACCGATCCGTTGCTGTCTCCGCAGCAGCGCCGTGCGGGGTTGCCCGCCGATCCGGGGGCGGGTCTGACCTCACCCACGGCGGCGGGCCCGGTGCAGGTCGTACTGCCCGGTGGCCTCGGTCCCGCTCAGCACAGCGCCGGTGGCCAAGTTGTCTACCCGAATGATGGTGCCGGATTTGACATGTTGGCCGAAAATACCGGCACTGGCACGCGCACCGTCGCGCGGATCAACGGCCCGGCCGGGCCGCGGATGGTGACCACCTTCGTGCGAACCCCCGCCGACACCGTGATGCTGGCCCACACCAACGGCTACCTCACGATCAACCGGGCCACCCCGACCGCTGAGACCATCGGCATGTTCTCCCCAGCTGAAACCCGGGACTCCACCGGCGCTTTGGTACCGAGCTCGTATGTGGTCAAGCAGCTCGCCCCGCAGTTGTATGTGTTGGCCGAGATCTTCGACCCTCAACCGGGCACGACGTGGCCGGTGTATGTCGACCCGCCGCTGCACCTTTCCCGACCCGGCGGCGCCGCGCCGCCCGAAGGACTATTCGATTCGGTCACCAACGCGGTCAACTCGGTCGCGAACACGGTGACCGCGGCAGCCTCCACCGCGATGTCGGCCACCGTCTCCGGAGCGAAAGCTGTCGGCACTTTCGTCAAAGAAAACCCGCTCGAATCGGCCATGCTCGTCGGCGGCGTCGCCCTGGCGCTGACCGGCGTGGGCGGACCCGCCAGCGCGGCCATGATCGCCTCGGCCACAGTCAACCTGGCCAGCGCCGGTGTTGATATCGCCGCGGCCGCAATGCCCGACAACCAAGCACTGGGCATAGCCTCTAACGTGCTCGGCGCCGCTTCCATGGTCACCCCGCAGGGCGCAACCAAAAAGGTCATCAAAGAAGGCGTCGAGCAAGCGGCCGAACAACTCGCCAAACACACCGATGACATCGTCGACGTCGCCAAAGCCGCACCCACCCCACCAGCACAACTCGCCGACGAGGTGGCGGCCGCCGCCGCGGCGAAACCGCCCACCCCGCCGGGGTTGTCGCCGAAGGCACCCAACGCGCCGCCGGCTGGGGCGAGAACAGCGGAAATACCCTGTGCGGGACAGTCGTTCAGCCCCGAAACGTTGGTGCTGTTGGCAGATGGCACCAGTCGCCCTATAGCCGAAGTCGATATCGGTGATCTGGTGTGGTCCACTGACCCTGCCACCGGCCGGTCGGGACCCCAAACGGTTCAGGCGGTGCTCGTCAATCACGACACCGATCTCCTCGACCTCACCATCGCCAACGCCGCCGGTGGCTCGTCGGTCATCAACACCACCGAACGCCACCCGTTCTACAGCCCCAGTCGCGCGCAGAACCCGGTTCGCAGCCTGGCAGCCGCCGCCACACCGAGTCAGGCCAACGGACCCGGCTGGACCGACGCGGCGGATCTTCGATCCGGTGACGGCCTCTACACCCCCAACGGTGATGCCGCACAGGTCAAGTCAGCTACACCCGTGGACGGTGACGCCCACATGTGGGACCTGACCATCGAGAACACCCACACCTTCTACATCGCCACCTCGACCGCACCGGTCCTTGTCCACAACTGCCCGATGCCGGCCGACTACGGCCCCAAGAGCCTGCCAGCCTGCACAAAACTCGATTGCGGACACACCACCGAGGTGCCGTCGGCTGTCTACAACGAAAACGTTGTTCCCGGTCACTACAACCACAACCTTGACGCTATCGAGAACGGTCGCCCAGAGATCCTCACAAAAGGTGACCCTAAAGACACGGCTCAACGCCGTCGACAAGCAACCGGGCACCTACCACCCGCAGGAGAGGGGAAGGTCAAACACGAATACCCCTATGCGTCATCGGAAGAGGGCGGTAAGGGCGCACACGTCACTTCACAGCTACGCAGCGAATCGGATATCGAGGGCGACTTGGTTCGCTCCCTCAATCGTGATCAGAAGGTGCGTCCTGGGGATCAGTTCACGACGACCTATCGGGGTACTGACGGGAAAACGCGCTGCCCAGAGTGCGCGAACAAGCAACGTTACAATCCGCAGGACGCGAGCCGTCAAGGCGTCATTCAACCCTCCGTTCGCCAGCAGGGTTCACAGGGCGGCACTCGCCAAGCTCAGAGCATGAAACAAACAAAGGCCAAATCCAACAAGAAGCCGGACCGCAAGAAGGTGAAGCAGAAACGCAAGCAGAAGCACCAAGATAAGAAAAAGCAAAAGAACAAAAAGAGTAAACAGAACCACAACAAGCCAAAAGGGTAGACTTAATGCCAGATCCGCAGAACTTGTTGATTCTAGAGACGGAAGTATTTCCCGACTACCACCGGGTCTACATCGAGGATTTCGACACTTCCGACGGTGCGGAGTCTGGCGAGTCGGCGTGCACTTCCACGGACCATTCTGTACTGGTGAAGACCATAACCTCGGATGAAGCCATTGACAGCGGCACCGACATTCGCGT includes these proteins:
- a CDS encoding NRAMP family divalent metal transporter, whose protein sequence is MKRRLTLSALLLVVGPGLLAGLSDDDPAGITTYSVLGASYGYQLLWVLLLSTVALVMFHGLAARMGVVTGQGLIGLVRQRYGVRLGAVTLLALVTANVGTISAEFAGVAAGFELFGIVRYVSVPVAALAVSVLVLRGSFHRVERVLLVLSTVLLAYVFSGILAKPDWTDAAHGLLVPTMPFDSHAIAIVTATVGTTLAPWGLSFIQSYAVDKKLRAEDLKLERVDVIIGALLTGVIGFFVVVACAATLHRNGRTISDAADASIALQPLAGDAAATLFAGGLIGAALLAASVLPLSTAYSVCEYSGFEAALDDGYRQARTFYLTFALVTALGALVVVIPGIPLVTILVATQVLNAVLLIPLLCVMIAIGRDENLMGELRLRRGSVIAYSVVTAVVISCVVALGVVAVLG
- a CDS encoding sensor domain-containing protein, which translates into the protein MRTATTVITIAAACALAAGCGQSTHQAAENTPTTPMITSFPPTPLRQKTLPRLLLSPEQINAAMAAGGMTVTGTDSRMSDDSGTMAPRECLAVDGAAQAPVYADSGFTDEQEVSLSEPDVLAHYAKQAVVRFADAEQAKAFYNSSVQQWPACKHYTHTQTGTLWDVGPISTDGGVLSTVATQSNAQAGGWACGRALTANNNIVVDVNTCSANPADSAAKIVKQISARIDAPPIIS
- a CDS encoding polymorphic toxin-type HINT domain-containing protein; the encoded protein is MAITVSGLHLIAPPPQQPEDGVAVTAASAVEGFADGAVAAFGDSAVGTDPLLSPQQRRAGLPADPGAGLTSPTAAGPVQVVLPGGLGPAQHSAGGQVVYPNDGAGFDMLAENTGTGTRTVARINGPAGPRMVTTFVRTPADTVMLAHTNGYLTINRATPTAETIGMFSPAETRDSTGALVPSSYVVKQLAPQLYVLAEIFDPQPGTTWPVYVDPPLHLSRPGGAAPPEGLFDSVTNAVNSVANTVTAAASTAMSATVSGAKAVGTFVKENPLESAMLVGGVALALTGVGGPASAAMIASATVNLASAGVDIAAAAMPDNQALGIASNVLGAASMVTPQGATKKVIKEGVEQAAEQLAKHTDDIVDVAKAAPTPPAQLADEVAAAAAAKPPTPPGLSPKAPNAPPAGARTAEIPCAGQSFSPETLVLLADGTSRPIAEVDIGDLVWSTDPATGRSGPQTVQAVLVNHDTDLLDLTIANAAGGSSVINTTERHPFYSPSRAQNPVRSLAAAATPSQANGPGWTDAADLRSGDGLYTPNGDAAQVKSATPVDGDAHMWDLTIENTHTFYIATSTAPVLVHNCPMPADYGPKSLPACTKLDCGHTTEVPSAVYNENVVPGHYNHNLDAIENGRPEILTKGDPKDTAQRRRQATGHLPPAGEGKVKHEYPYASSEEGGKGAHVTSQLRSESDIEGDLVRSLNRDQKVRPGDQFTTTYRGTDGKTRCPECANKQRYNPQDASRQGVIQPSVRQQGSQGGTRQAQSMKQTKAKSNKKPDRKKVKQKRKQKHQDKKKQKNKKSKQNHNKPKG